From the Streptomyces pluripotens genome, one window contains:
- a CDS encoding IS110 family transposase: MFDTEDVGVFLGLDVGKTTHHGHALTPAGKKVLDKQLPNSEPKLRAVFDKLAAKFGTVLVIVDQPASIGALPLTVARDTGCTVAYLPGLAMRRIADLYPGEAKTDAKDAAVIADAARTMPHTLRSLELTDEITAELTVLVGFDQDLAAEATRTSNRIRGLLTQFHPSLERVLGPRLDHQAVTWLLERYGSPAALRKAGRRRLVELIRPKAPRMAQRLIDDVFEALDEQTVVVPGTGTLDIVVPSLARSLAAVHEQRRALEAQINALLEAHPLSKVLTSMPGVGVRTAAVLLVTVGDGTSFPTAAHLASYAGLAPVTKSSGTSIHGEHAPRGGNRQLKRAMFLSAFAALHDPASRTYYDKQRDRNKTHTQALLRLARQRISVLFAMLRDGTFYEPRDPKDVELAA; the protein is encoded by the coding sequence ATGTTCGACACCGAAGACGTGGGCGTGTTCCTCGGCCTGGACGTCGGCAAGACGACCCACCACGGCCACGCGCTCACGCCGGCCGGCAAGAAGGTCCTCGACAAGCAGCTGCCGAACAGCGAGCCGAAACTGCGGGCCGTGTTCGACAAACTGGCCGCGAAGTTCGGCACCGTGCTGGTGATCGTGGACCAGCCCGCCTCCATCGGCGCCCTGCCCCTGACTGTCGCCCGGGACACAGGCTGCACCGTCGCCTACCTGCCCGGACTCGCGATGCGGCGGATCGCCGACCTCTACCCGGGCGAAGCCAAGACCGACGCGAAGGACGCCGCGGTCATCGCGGATGCGGCCCGCACCATGCCGCACACCCTGCGCTCGCTGGAGCTCACCGACGAGATCACCGCCGAACTCACGGTCCTCGTCGGCTTCGACCAGGACCTCGCCGCCGAGGCCACCCGCACCAGCAACCGGATACGCGGACTGCTCACCCAGTTCCACCCCAGCCTGGAGCGCGTTCTGGGTCCCCGCCTCGACCACCAGGCCGTCACCTGGCTGCTGGAACGCTACGGCTCCCCGGCCGCACTGCGCAAAGCCGGACGCCGCAGGCTCGTCGAGCTCATCCGGCCCAAGGCCCCGCGCATGGCCCAGCGGCTGATCGACGACGTCTTCGAGGCATTGGACGAGCAGACCGTCGTGGTCCCGGGCACCGGCACCCTCGACATCGTCGTGCCCTCCCTGGCCCGCTCGCTCGCCGCTGTCCACGAACAGCGCCGGGCCCTGGAAGCCCAGATCAACGCCCTGCTGGAGGCCCACCCTCTTTCCAAGGTCCTGACGTCGATGCCCGGCGTCGGCGTCAGGACCGCCGCCGTCCTGCTGGTCACCGTCGGCGACGGCACCAGCTTCCCCACCGCCGCCCACCTGGCCTCCTACGCGGGCCTGGCCCCGGTCACCAAGTCGTCCGGAACGTCGATCCACGGCGAACATGCCCCCAGAGGCGGCAATCGGCAGCTCAAACGCGCGATGTTCCTGTCCGCGTTCGCCGCCCTGCACGACCCCGCCTCCCGCACCTACTACGACAAGCAACGCGACCGCAACAAGACCCACACCCAGGCCCTCCTACGCCTCGCCCGCCAACGCATCAGCGTCCTGTTCGCGATGCTCCGCGACGGCACCTTCTACGAACCCCGCGATCCGAAGGACGTCGAGCTCGCCGCGTGA
- a CDS encoding glycine--tRNA ligase, translating into MAADKIDTIVSLSKRRGFVFPCSEIYGGQRAAWDYGPLGVELKENIKRQWWRYMVTSREDVVGIDSSVILASEVWTASGHVATFTDPLTECTSCHKRFRADHLEEAYEEKKGRAPENGLADINCPNCGNKGQFTEPKQFSGLLSTHLGPTQDSGSVAYLRPETAQGIFTNFAQVQTTSRRKPPFGIAQMGKSFRNEITPGNFIFRTREFEQMEMEFFVKPGEDEEWHEYWMAQRWNWYTGLGLREENMRWYEHPKEKLSHYSKRTADIEYRFQFGGGEWGELEGVANRTDYDLGAHSKASGQDLSYFDQEAGERWTPYVIEPAAGVGRTMLAFLLDAYVEDEAPNAKGKMEKRTVLRLDHRLAPVKVAVLPLSRNPELSPKAKGLAQALRQNWNIEFDDAGAIGRRYRRQDEIGTPYCVTVDFDTLEDNAVTVRERDTMKQERVSLDQIEGYLAGRLLGC; encoded by the coding sequence GTGGCCGCCGACAAGATCGACACCATCGTCAGCCTGAGCAAGCGCCGTGGCTTCGTTTTCCCCTGCAGTGAGATCTACGGCGGACAGCGTGCCGCCTGGGACTACGGACCGCTGGGTGTCGAGCTCAAGGAGAACATCAAGCGCCAGTGGTGGCGCTACATGGTGACGTCGCGCGAGGACGTCGTCGGTATCGACTCGTCCGTCATCCTGGCCTCCGAGGTCTGGACCGCCTCCGGTCATGTCGCCACCTTTACCGACCCGCTGACCGAGTGCACCTCGTGTCACAAGCGGTTCCGCGCCGACCACTTGGAGGAGGCGTACGAGGAGAAGAAGGGCCGCGCCCCGGAGAACGGCCTGGCCGACATCAACTGCCCGAACTGCGGTAACAAGGGCCAGTTCACCGAGCCCAAGCAGTTCTCGGGTCTGCTCTCCACCCACCTCGGTCCGACTCAGGACTCCGGTTCCGTCGCCTACCTGCGTCCCGAGACTGCCCAGGGCATCTTCACCAACTTCGCCCAGGTGCAGACCACTTCGCGCCGCAAGCCGCCGTTCGGCATCGCTCAGATGGGCAAGTCGTTCCGCAACGAGATCACGCCGGGCAACTTCATCTTCCGTACCCGTGAGTTCGAGCAGATGGAGATGGAGTTCTTCGTCAAGCCGGGTGAGGACGAGGAGTGGCACGAGTACTGGATGGCGCAGCGCTGGAACTGGTACACCGGCCTGGGCCTGCGTGAGGAGAACATGCGCTGGTACGAGCACCCGAAGGAGAAGCTCTCCCACTACTCCAAGCGCACCGCCGACATCGAGTACCGCTTCCAGTTCGGCGGCGGGGAGTGGGGCGAGCTGGAAGGCGTCGCCAACCGTACCGACTACGACCTCGGCGCCCACTCCAAGGCCTCCGGCCAGGACCTCTCCTACTTCGACCAGGAGGCCGGCGAGCGCTGGACGCCGTACGTCATCGAGCCCGCGGCCGGTGTTGGCCGCACCATGCTGGCCTTCCTCCTCGATGCCTATGTCGAGGACGAGGCGCCGAACGCCAAGGGCAAGATGGAGAAGCGCACCGTTCTGCGCCTGGACCACCGCCTCGCCCCGGTGAAGGTCGCGGTGCTCCCGCTGTCCCGGAACCCGGAGCTGTCGCCGAAGGCCAAGGGCCTCGCCCAGGCGCTGCGCCAGAACTGGAACATCGAGTTCGACGACGCCGGCGCCATCGGCCGCCGCTACCGCCGTCAGGACGAGATCGGTACGCCGTACTGCGTGACGGTCGACTTCGACACCCTTGAGGACAACGCCGTCACGGTCCGTGAGCGGGACACCATGAAGCAGGAGCGTGTCTCGCTGGACCAGATCGAAGGCTACCTCGCCGGACGCCTGCTGGGCTGCTGA
- a CDS encoding metal ABC transporter substrate-binding protein, protein MNVRQRLIPIAAVTALAALGTGTLSACSGGTATAAGTDTFDVVASFYPMTFLAEQIGGTHVHVTSLTAPGQEPHDLEISPRQIAALQDSDAVLYLSNVQPAVDTAVAQSPVKTKIDAASMTSLEDHGNEVGGHAAAHDTHHSEEAAGKDPHVWVDPVRYAQIAQGVGKAFEKADPQHAADYRKNTAALVKKLDDLDERFKSGLADTRTKVFITTHAAFGYLAERYGLTEEAVNGLDPESEPSAARVRDLEKMARADGVGTVFYETLVSDKTAKTIAHDAGLKTDVLDPIEGITKKSRGRDYFAVQEANLKALQRALGAK, encoded by the coding sequence ATGAACGTACGACAACGCCTCATACCCATCGCCGCGGTCACCGCCCTCGCCGCCCTCGGGACCGGCACCCTCTCCGCCTGTTCCGGCGGCACCGCGACCGCAGCCGGTACGGACACATTCGACGTCGTCGCGTCGTTCTACCCGATGACCTTCCTCGCCGAGCAGATCGGCGGCACCCACGTCCACGTCACCAGCCTGACCGCCCCCGGCCAAGAACCGCACGACCTGGAGATCAGCCCCCGGCAGATCGCGGCGCTCCAGGACTCCGACGCGGTGCTGTACCTCAGCAACGTCCAACCCGCCGTCGACACCGCGGTGGCCCAGTCCCCGGTCAAGACCAAGATCGACGCAGCCTCCATGACCTCGTTGGAGGACCACGGCAACGAAGTCGGCGGCCACGCGGCAGCCCACGACACCCACCACAGTGAAGAAGCGGCCGGCAAGGACCCGCACGTCTGGGTCGACCCGGTGCGCTACGCCCAGATCGCCCAGGGCGTCGGCAAGGCCTTCGAGAAGGCCGACCCCCAGCACGCAGCCGACTACCGGAAGAACACCGCGGCCCTGGTCAAGAAACTCGACGACCTGGACGAGCGGTTCAAGTCCGGCCTCGCGGACACCAGGACCAAGGTCTTCATCACCACGCACGCCGCCTTCGGTTACCTCGCCGAGCGTTACGGTCTCACCGAGGAGGCCGTCAACGGCCTCGATCCCGAGTCCGAACCCAGCGCCGCGCGGGTCAGGGACCTGGAGAAGATGGCCAGGGCCGACGGGGTCGGGACCGTGTTCTACGAGACGCTCGTCAGCGACAAGACCGCGAAGACCATCGCGCACGACGCAGGCCTGAAGACCGACGTGCTGGACCCGATCGAGGGCATCACCAAGAAGTCCCGCGGCAGGGACTACTTCGCGGTCCAGGAGGCCAACCTCAAGGCGCTCCAGCGGGCGCTGGGCGCCAAGTGA
- a CDS encoding metal ABC transporter ATP-binding protein yields MTSTEDDIVDEAGTEPVISLRKVSAELGARPVLRGIDLTVGRGEVVALLGANGSGKSTAVRSIIGQVPVSSGTIELFGTPRQSFRDWARLGYVPQRTTASGGVPSTVAEVVSSGRLSRTRFGAFRAADREAVRRALEQVGMADRAKDSAGALSGGQQQRVLIARALVAEPELLIMDEPMAGVDLGSQEVLARTLRGQVEAGTTVLLVLHELGPLEPLIDRAVVLRDGCVLHDGPPPRALGQHALPGHDHVHPHAPAGTGPIRTGLLS; encoded by the coding sequence GTGACCAGTACGGAGGACGACATCGTGGACGAGGCCGGCACAGAGCCCGTCATATCCCTGCGCAAAGTGAGCGCCGAACTCGGCGCACGTCCCGTACTGCGCGGCATCGACCTCACCGTCGGCCGCGGCGAGGTCGTAGCGCTGCTCGGCGCCAACGGCTCCGGCAAGTCGACGGCCGTGCGCAGCATCATCGGCCAGGTGCCCGTCAGCTCCGGCACGATCGAGCTGTTCGGCACCCCGCGCCAGTCCTTCCGCGACTGGGCGCGCCTGGGCTACGTACCCCAGCGCACCACCGCCTCGGGCGGGGTCCCCTCGACCGTGGCCGAGGTCGTCTCCTCGGGGCGGCTGTCCCGCACCCGCTTCGGCGCCTTCCGCGCGGCAGACCGGGAGGCCGTCCGTCGCGCCCTGGAGCAGGTCGGCATGGCGGACCGCGCCAAGGACTCGGCGGGCGCCCTCTCCGGAGGCCAACAGCAGCGCGTGCTGATCGCCCGCGCGCTGGTCGCCGAACCCGAGCTGCTGATCATGGACGAGCCGATGGCGGGCGTCGACCTGGGCAGCCAGGAAGTGCTTGCGCGGACCCTCCGGGGACAGGTCGAAGCGGGGACGACGGTCCTGCTCGTCCTGCACGAACTGGGGCCGCTGGAGCCCCTGATCGACCGGGCGGTCGTCCTGCGGGACGGCTGCGTGCTGCACGACGGCCCGCCGCCCCGCGCGCTCGGCCAGCACGCCCTGCCCGGCCACGACCACGTACACCCGCACGCACCGGCGGGCACCGGACCGATCCGCACGGGACTGCTGAGCTGA
- a CDS encoding metal ABC transporter permease — protein sequence MEFLNYAFMQRALLAAVLVGITAPAVGIYLVQRRQALMGDGIGHVAMTGVGLGFLLSTSPVWMATAVSVLGAVLMELIRWYGRTRGDIALAMLFYGGMAGGVMLINLAPGGSNANLTSYLFGSLSTVSQSDVTAICVLAAFVLLVTLGLRRQLFAVSQDEEFARVTGLPVRALNLLTAVTAAVTVTVAMRVVGLLLVSALMVVPVAAAQQLTRSFTATFVTAVAIGVTVAISGTITSFYQDVPPGATIVLLTIAAFVALTALAAPLARRRARSAAGDEPAGDPAECSIPAARGVGDQAGV from the coding sequence ATGGAATTCCTGAACTACGCCTTCATGCAGCGGGCGCTGCTCGCCGCCGTGCTGGTCGGCATCACCGCACCCGCCGTGGGTATCTACCTGGTCCAGCGCCGCCAGGCCCTGATGGGCGACGGCATCGGGCACGTCGCCATGACCGGCGTCGGCCTCGGCTTCCTGCTGTCCACCTCCCCGGTGTGGATGGCGACGGCCGTCTCGGTGCTCGGCGCGGTCCTGATGGAGCTGATCCGCTGGTACGGCAGGACCCGCGGGGACATCGCCCTCGCCATGCTGTTCTACGGCGGCATGGCCGGCGGGGTGATGCTGATCAACCTCGCGCCGGGCGGCTCCAACGCCAACCTGACGTCGTATCTGTTCGGCTCCCTGTCGACGGTGTCGCAGTCCGACGTGACCGCGATCTGCGTGCTCGCCGCCTTCGTGCTGCTCGTCACACTGGGCCTGCGCCGCCAGCTGTTCGCGGTCAGCCAGGACGAGGAGTTCGCCCGGGTCACCGGGCTACCGGTGCGCGCCCTGAACCTGCTGACGGCGGTCACCGCGGCGGTGACCGTGACGGTCGCGATGCGGGTCGTCGGCCTACTGCTGGTGTCCGCGCTGATGGTCGTACCCGTCGCGGCCGCGCAGCAGCTCACCCGCAGCTTCACCGCCACGTTCGTGACCGCCGTCGCGATCGGCGTGACCGTGGCGATCAGCGGCACCATCACATCGTTCTACCAGGACGTCCCGCCCGGAGCGACAATCGTTCTGCTGACCATCGCCGCGTTCGTCGCCCTGACCGCCCTGGCCGCCCCGCTGGCCCGGCGGCGCGCCCGCTCAGCGGCCGGGGACGAACCCGCCGGAGACCCGGCGGAGTGCTCGATTCCGGCGGCACGAGGGGTCGGGGACCAGGCCGGCGTCTGA
- a CDS encoding Fur family transcriptional regulator — protein sequence MTTAGPPVKGRATRQRAAVAAALDEVDEFRSAQDLHDMLKHKGDSVGLTTVYRTLQSLAEAGEVDVLRTSDGESVYRRCSTGEHHHHLVCRTCGKAVEVEGPAVEKWAEAIAAEHGYVNVAHTVEIFGTCAECAAQRG from the coding sequence GTGACGACCGCTGGACCGCCCGTGAAGGGCCGCGCCACCCGGCAGCGGGCAGCCGTGGCGGCGGCCCTGGACGAGGTCGACGAGTTCCGCAGCGCGCAGGACCTGCACGACATGCTCAAGCACAAGGGCGATTCGGTCGGGCTCACCACCGTCTACCGCACGTTGCAGTCCCTCGCGGAAGCCGGCGAGGTCGACGTCCTGCGCACCTCCGACGGCGAGTCCGTCTACCGCCGCTGCTCCACCGGCGAGCACCACCACCACCTGGTCTGCCGCACCTGTGGCAAGGCCGTCGAGGTGGAGGGCCCCGCGGTGGAGAAGTGGGCGGAGGCGATCGCCGCCGAACACGGCTACGTCAACGTCGCCCACACCGTGGAGATCTTCGGGACCTGCGCGGAGTGCGCCGCCCAGCGCGGCTGA